In Acidimicrobiales bacterium, the sequence AGCCTGTTTCCTCGACCACCTCGCGGGACAAGGCAGCCAGGGGCTCCTCTCCCGGATCCACCACGCCGCCGGGCGGCGTCCACTCCAGGCGGCCGTTGCGACGACCGATCGTACGGTCAAAGGCACCTCGCCGATTAGCTACCAGTAGGACCGTCGACCGATCCACAAGCAGCCCACCAACCACCCGCCACCGTCGAGTCCGAGCCGCTGCCACCAGCGCAGTCTGACACCTTGGGCCGATCGCCCTCCCGGTGCCCCAGACGGCCAGCGGTAGCCTCCGACCTGTGACCACCGCCGAACCGAGCCCTCCGCCCACCACTACCGGTCCGGAGTCGGCCGCCCCGTCCGTGGCGGCCCGTATCGTCGCCGCCGTGGCCATCGGGTTGGCCGGTGCCTGCGGTGGTCTCGTGGGCTACGCGGTAACTGACCTCCAGTGCTCCGACGAATGCACCGTACTTGCCGGGTCTCTGGGCCTGTTGGGCGCCGTTCTGGCCGCCTTCGGGGTGGGCATCGTGGCCGTCCTGGCGCTGCGAGCCATGGCTGAGTGGAAGACCGGCCAGATCCAGCAGGCCGCCCGGGACCACTATCCCGTCGACTAATTCGACCACCCGGACTATGTCGGATCCCGCCGAGTTTCGCGACCTCGCCCTGAGCATCGCCCGAGAGGTAGTGCCGGAACTACGGAGACGGGCCGGCGGCGTAGACGTCTCAGCTACCAAGTCCACAGTCACCGACCTTGTCACCGAGGTTGACTGTTGGGCCGAGGAGCGAATCGTGGCCCGGATCCTTGACGCTCGGCCGGATGATGCCGTCCTAGCCGAGGAGGGCGCTGGGGTGGCCGGCACGTCGGGTGTCCGCTGGTTGGTGGACCCCATCGACGGGACCACCAACTTCGTTTACGGGCATCCCGGGTTCTCGGTGTCGATTGGCGTCGAGGTGGACAACCGTCCGGTGGCCGGTGTGGTCGTCGACCCCCTCTTGGGAGACGAGTTCTGTGCCGCTCACGGCCAGGGCGCGACCCGCAACGGTCGTCCGGTTCGGGTTAGTTCGGTTAGTGATCCAGCGGCCGCCCTGGTGGCCACCGGGTTTGCTTACGACTCGGAGCGACGACGACTACAGGCCGAGGCCCTGGTGACCATCCTTCCCCGGGTTCGCGACGTCCGGCGGGTCGGTGGAGCGGCCCTGGACCTGGCTTCGGTGTCCTGCGGTCGGGTGGACGCCTACTTCGAGTGGGGGCTCAGTCCGTGGGACTGTTCAGCGGGGTCTGTGCTGGTGACTGAGGCCGGTGGAGTGATCACGTTATTTAAGACAAGTACTTCCGCTCCTCCATTCCCAGTTGCAGTCACAGGGGAGGAGGCGTCAATGAACTGGTCGGATGACCTCGTCGTGATGGCCACCAACCGTGATCTGGCAACGCCGCTGACTGAACTCCTGCTTGAAGCCGGAGCCCTTTCGGGCCCTTAACTCAGGTCCTCACCTCCAGCCTCTGCCAGTAGGTGCGTAGTGCCACCTGCCCTGATGGGCCGTAGAGACCCCGGTGCGGGACAACAGCACCCCATATGGGGCACCATTTGGTAATGGGAACCCGCATCCTGACCGTCGAGGATGACGAGCGGATCCGCACCGCGGTGCGCATGGCCCTCGAGGAGGAGGGTTGGGACGTCGAGGAGACGGCCAGTGGAGAGGCCGCCCTAGACGCCTTCAACCGGACGCCGGCCGACGTGGTACTCATCGACATCATGCTTCCCGGCATCGACGGATTCGAGGTGTGCCGGAGTATCCGCCGGCTGGGAGACGTACCGATCGTGATGGTGACCGCCCGCTCCGACAGCCACGACGTGGTCGCGGGCCTGGAGGCGGGCGCCGACGACTACCTACGGAAGCCGTTCGACCCCAAGGAACTTTCGGCCCGCATCCGGGCCCTGCTGCGGCGGGCCCGACCCGACGAGGCCCGCCCAAGCCTCATCCAGGTCGACCAGTTGGAGATCCTCCCCGACGAGGGGGTGGTCCGCCAGAACGGAACCGAGGTTCACCTCACCCGTACCGAGTTCCGCCTTCTGGTGGAGTTGGCCTCCTCCTCCGGGCGAGTGCTAAGCCGGGAGGACCTGTTGGAACGGGTGTGGGGCTATGACTACTTCGGCGACGGTCGCCTGGTAGACGTTCACGTCCGCCGGCTCCGAACCAAGATCGAACCCGACGCGGCCAACCCCCGTTACGTAGTCACCGTGCGCGGCATGGGCTACAAGTTGCAGACCTAAAGCGGGGCCGACCCCGGATGAACGACACGGCCAGCAACCTCGGGCTCGGAGCCCGGATCTCCATGCTCTTCGCGGTCGGCGGGCTGCTGGTGTCCCTGGTGCTAGCGGCCGCCACCCTGCTCCTCACCCGTCAGCAGCTCCTCGATACACGAGAGCAGGCCGCGGCGGCCATGGCGATCAGCAACGCCACCCGGTTATCCAACCAGCTCACCCCCGACTCGACCATCGAGGACCTCCCCACCATCGCCGACTCCCTTACCCGGATCGAGGGCAGTCAGCGCATCATTCGACTCGGCGAGGCCTGGCTCCCGGCCCCCGAACTGGACCGTAACGACCTGCCGCCTTCCCTCGTCCAACTAATGGCCCGGAGGGAGGCAGGACAGATGCTGGCCACCGTCCGGGACAAACCCCACCTCGTGGTGGCCATCCCACTAGTCGCCTTCGACGCCGACTACTACGCGGTCCTAGACCTTGTGGAGGTGGAAAGGACCCTGGACTCCCTCCAGTTCGTCCTGTTGGGCGCCGGGGCGGCCACCACCCTGCTTGCCGCCCTGCTGGGCTCTTGGGTCAGCCAACGGGCGCTTAGCCCGCTCCGGCGGGTCCGGGGGGCCGCCGAGGCCATTGCCGGGGGGCGCTTGGACACCCGGCTGAGCCGCCAGGCCGACCCCGACCTGGACCGCCTTGCTGATTCGTTCAATGAGATGGCCCGGGCGCTGGAGGCTCGCATCCAACGCGACGCCCGGTTCGCGTCGGACGTCAGCCACGAACTTCGCAGCCCGCTAACCACGCTGATGGCCAGTGTTGGTGTTTTGAACGCGCGCCGTGACGAGCTCTCCGACCGCTCTCGTACCGCTCTGGACCTGCTGGTCGGTGACCTGGAACGTTTCAACCGGCTGGTCAACGACCTGCTGGAAATCTCGGGCTACGACGCCGGGGTTGCCTCCCTTGACCCCGAGGAGGTCAACCTGGCGCTGTTCCTGGAGGCCACCGCTCAGGGGGCTGGTGCCATCCCGGTCCAGCTGCCCCCTGGAGCCGGTTCGCTGGTCATAGTGGCCGACAAGCGGCGCCTAGCTCGCGTGATGTCGAATCTGTTGGATAACGCCCGGCGTTACGGCGGCGGTTCAACTGCCATCGGCCTGGAAGCCGACAAGGTGATCCGGATAGTGGTCGAGGACGAAGGTCCCGGGGTACCCGCCGACGAGCGGGAGGCCATCTTCGATCGGTTCTCCCGTGGCTCCGCCGGTGGCCGTCGGGGCAACGACGGCGGGACGGGACTGGGCCTGAGCCTCGTAGCCGAGGACCTCCGACTCCACGGCGGTCGAGTATGGGTGGAGGAGCGGGCCGATGGTCGGAAAGGAGCACGATTCGTGCTCGAACTACCCCTCCCGGGAGCGGACTCATGACCCCCGGATACCGGATCGCGGCGGCCCTCCTCGTGCTGGCGGTGCTCACCGGCTGCTCGATCCCTGTCGACGACAGCGCCCGGGACCTGGCCGCCGAGTTGCCTGATGTCTTACTCCCGGCAGCATCGACCACCACCGAAGCGCCGGCTATGACCGAGACCGTGCAGATCTACCTAGCCCGGGGTGCCGGGGACGACCGACTCCTGCTCGAGGCGGTGGACCGTGAGATCGTCGGCGACGGTTCCATCACCGTGATTCTGGATCAGGTCCTGGCCGGTCCCTCTCCCGCCGAGCAAGACGCCGGAGTCATCTCGCCGTTCGCCGAGGGCTCATCGGTGATCGGCACCGTCCTGGAGGCCGGCTTGTTGCAGATCCACCTTGACAGCCTGGAAGGCTTCCCCCAAGACGACAGCACAGGTAACCGGCTGGCCTTCGCCATGATGGTCTGCACGGCTACTGATCTGGTGGTTGGCGCCGAAATCGACCACGTGGTCATCCTGCTCGACGGAGACGACGGCCCGGCCGCTATCAACGTCCCGGTCAGCGACGGTGATCCTCCCGAGGAAGGCTCACCGGTGGAGTGCGCCAACTACGACAGCTTCCGGGCCGAGGGCCTCACGGACCCAGAGGATTCAGAGCCCCCCGAAGATTCCTGACCGCTTGGCCAGTTCACTGCTCGTTCTCGATCAGGGAAAAGCAGACGAAACCCTCGCCCCCGGTCTAAACCCGACGCCGATCGTCGCGTCGCAACGTGGCTGATCTCAGATCAAGCGAGCGCCGACTTCGATCCGAGTCTTCAGGTCGTCGATGGCGGCATGGACAACCTTGGCCTCCAGGCGACGCCTTACGAAACCAGGAAGCCTGATCAGGAGATCAACGTCCAGGTCGTAAACGACGAGCGTGGCCTCGGGATCCCCTTCCACGGCCAGGAACTCGTACTCCCCGCTCATCCGCTCCAGCAGGTCGCCGTCGATCAGCCG encodes:
- a CDS encoding GerMN domain-containing protein, yielding MTPGYRIAAALLVLAVLTGCSIPVDDSARDLAAELPDVLLPAASTTTEAPAMTETVQIYLARGAGDDRLLLEAVDREIVGDGSITVILDQVLAGPSPAEQDAGVISPFAEGSSVIGTVLEAGLLQIHLDSLEGFPQDDSTGNRLAFAMMVCTATDLVVGAEIDHVVILLDGDDGPAAINVPVSDGDPPEEGSPVECANYDSFRAEGLTDPEDSEPPEDS
- a CDS encoding HAMP domain-containing histidine kinase codes for the protein MNDTASNLGLGARISMLFAVGGLLVSLVLAAATLLLTRQQLLDTREQAAAAMAISNATRLSNQLTPDSTIEDLPTIADSLTRIEGSQRIIRLGEAWLPAPELDRNDLPPSLVQLMARREAGQMLATVRDKPHLVVAIPLVAFDADYYAVLDLVEVERTLDSLQFVLLGAGAATTLLAALLGSWVSQRALSPLRRVRGAAEAIAGGRLDTRLSRQADPDLDRLADSFNEMARALEARIQRDARFASDVSHELRSPLTTLMASVGVLNARRDELSDRSRTALDLLVGDLERFNRLVNDLLEISGYDAGVASLDPEEVNLALFLEATAQGAGAIPVQLPPGAGSLVIVADKRRLARVMSNLLDNARRYGGGSTAIGLEADKVIRIVVEDEGPGVPADEREAIFDRFSRGSAGGRRGNDGGTGLGLSLVAEDLRLHGGRVWVEERADGRKGARFVLELPLPGADS
- a CDS encoding inositol monophosphatase, which produces MSDPAEFRDLALSIAREVVPELRRRAGGVDVSATKSTVTDLVTEVDCWAEERIVARILDARPDDAVLAEEGAGVAGTSGVRWLVDPIDGTTNFVYGHPGFSVSIGVEVDNRPVAGVVVDPLLGDEFCAAHGQGATRNGRPVRVSSVSDPAAALVATGFAYDSERRRLQAEALVTILPRVRDVRRVGGAALDLASVSCGRVDAYFEWGLSPWDCSAGSVLVTEAGGVITLFKTSTSAPPFPVAVTGEEASMNWSDDLVVMATNRDLATPLTELLLEAGALSGP
- a CDS encoding response regulator transcription factor; this encodes MGTRILTVEDDERIRTAVRMALEEEGWDVEETASGEAALDAFNRTPADVVLIDIMLPGIDGFEVCRSIRRLGDVPIVMVTARSDSHDVVAGLEAGADDYLRKPFDPKELSARIRALLRRARPDEARPSLIQVDQLEILPDEGVVRQNGTEVHLTRTEFRLLVELASSSGRVLSREDLLERVWGYDYFGDGRLVDVHVRRLRTKIEPDAANPRYVVTVRGMGYKLQT